Proteins from one Listeria weihenstephanensis genomic window:
- a CDS encoding lipopolysaccharide biosynthesis protein, producing MKKNNSTLNKFLSISVGSWIALIIGFISTPIATRLISPDQFGKVSMFLLAAEILGAVALLGADQSFNRFFYDEEEDKRKYLLRTCLKLSLTAFAILSIFVLFFYKEVSHFIFTYTSFWLILLLILFAFLRIISTFASVVIRMQQKGKIFSLKLVLSKSLEFAGILMFAFMIGNKFEVIIYAYIFSMAVVSIIVIVIERDFWNFFKKGTTKIKNNSSAILKYGAPLMITLLMSMLFESIDRIAIKQWADFTEIGLYSAAFKIITILNTLQLNFTAFWVPLSYEKFKKNPNDKRFFREMQVIVSFAMLIIAVLVLMFKGTIVHLLGAEYGGAAQIMPFLIFVPVMYTISEVTVVGINFYKKTKLHILVVGIVCLFGVIGNVLLVPHLGAVGAAISTGFAYILFFSLRTYLASKYFKVGYKLYQLYTCITLLVGYAFYATFSENEIYTFLIGVFLLILFSWIYRQTVKKIWRKMVLILKSFSRIK from the coding sequence ATGAAAAAAAATAACAGTACACTAAATAAGTTTTTATCGATTTCTGTTGGGAGTTGGATAGCGCTTATTATAGGTTTCATTAGTACACCAATTGCAACAAGGTTAATTTCTCCCGATCAATTTGGTAAAGTATCCATGTTTTTACTTGCTGCTGAAATATTGGGAGCTGTAGCCCTACTAGGAGCAGATCAAAGCTTTAATCGTTTTTTCTACGATGAAGAAGAGGATAAGCGTAAATACTTGTTGCGAACTTGCTTGAAGCTCTCCCTAACTGCATTTGCGATTTTGTCTATCTTCGTATTGTTTTTCTATAAAGAAGTGTCTCATTTTATATTCACCTATACGAGCTTCTGGTTGATACTTCTGCTAATCCTCTTTGCATTTCTCCGTATAATCAGTACTTTTGCTTCTGTAGTCATCAGAATGCAGCAAAAAGGAAAGATTTTTTCCTTAAAACTAGTTTTAAGTAAGTCACTCGAATTTGCAGGAATTTTAATGTTTGCTTTTATGATAGGGAACAAATTTGAAGTGATCATCTATGCCTACATCTTCAGTATGGCGGTCGTTTCTATTATTGTGATTGTGATAGAGCGTGATTTTTGGAATTTCTTCAAGAAAGGAACAACCAAAATCAAAAATAATTCGTCGGCGATTCTTAAATACGGCGCTCCTTTGATGATAACCCTATTAATGTCTATGTTATTCGAATCGATAGACCGGATAGCCATCAAGCAATGGGCTGACTTTACCGAAATTGGATTATATTCTGCAGCCTTTAAAATTATAACGATTCTAAATACACTGCAACTTAATTTCACAGCCTTTTGGGTTCCTCTAAGTTATGAAAAGTTTAAAAAGAATCCAAACGATAAACGCTTTTTTAGAGAAATGCAAGTTATTGTAAGTTTTGCGATGTTAATTATCGCGGTTCTTGTTCTAATGTTTAAAGGTACCATTGTGCATCTGTTGGGAGCAGAATATGGTGGAGCGGCGCAAATTATGCCATTTTTGATATTTGTTCCAGTGATGTATACGATATCAGAGGTCACGGTTGTAGGTATTAATTTCTATAAAAAAACGAAGTTACACATCCTTGTTGTAGGTATTGTATGTTTGTTTGGAGTTATTGGCAACGTACTACTCGTTCCACATCTTGGCGCAGTGGGAGCAGCAATATCCACCGGTTTTGCCTATATACTCTTCTTTTCATTACGAACTTATTTAGCATCTAAATACTTTAAAGTAGGTTACAAGTTGTATCAATTATATACGTGTATTACTTTATTAGTAGGATATGCTTTTTATGCCACTTTTAGTGAGAATGAGATCTACACTTTTCTTATAGGCGTATTCTTATTGATTTTGTTTTCATGGATTTATCGTCAAACTGTTAAAAAAATATGGAGAAAAATGGTGCTAATACTAAAATCATTTTCGCGGATAAAATAA
- a CDS encoding asparagine synthase-related protein: MPGFFGFISSKEQALENDIDIYDIIEKNDNLMEEKMVVNTSGLYGYFFRNTIKKFEQDKAFSETEEACFIIEGVILNKLDLIEKYESKERNISSLVQKMAHNAPETFFSEFRGHFSGVFLNKETHMFNLYTNHVGDEEIFYYLDEKEDVLYFGTDFDILIKLIHKQTGKNFKLKTNAAYSLITHSYTLCNDTLFEEVHRLTPGHYLQYSASGIEKKCYFELTNETIDITEEEAMAKIDTLFRNAVRRSFEKDMEYGYKHLVALSGGLDSRMTTWVAHDMGYTNMLNYTFSQTDYMDETIPKQIANKLKTEWIFKSLDNGLYLYKYFEEAIQMSGGRCQSCSITPTLGMANSIDFDSFGVVHTGHLGGAILGTYYEKGKKQAFHPGSGANSTRLINKVQYTEENSFHLQDKEVFKLYNRGFTGNLMGLKPFQKYTEAISPYTDVEFMSFCLTLPFEYRKGHGIYIKWINKYYPEAANFVYDKVGGKINRKLINVKGVSIPWTSIPSAFVKLVKIKMGVKLNSKKHMNPIGYWVKNNKDLSDFYQNSFYNNVDLIKNEELKNDCKDVFETGNAMEKDQIITFMEFLRSMNGYMK; the protein is encoded by the coding sequence ATGCCAGGTTTTTTTGGATTTATTTCAAGCAAAGAACAAGCACTAGAAAACGATATTGATATATATGATATTATCGAAAAGAATGACAATCTTATGGAAGAAAAAATGGTTGTCAATACGTCTGGATTATATGGTTATTTTTTCCGGAATACCATCAAAAAATTTGAACAAGATAAGGCTTTTTCTGAGACTGAAGAAGCATGTTTTATTATTGAAGGAGTCATTTTAAATAAACTGGATTTGATAGAAAAATACGAAAGCAAAGAACGCAATATTTCTTCTTTGGTGCAAAAAATGGCTCACAATGCTCCAGAAACTTTTTTTAGTGAGTTTAGAGGTCACTTTTCAGGCGTATTTTTAAATAAAGAAACACACATGTTTAATCTGTACACCAATCATGTGGGTGATGAAGAAATTTTCTATTACCTGGATGAAAAGGAAGATGTTTTATATTTTGGTACAGATTTTGATATTTTGATAAAGCTTATTCATAAACAAACAGGAAAGAATTTTAAACTGAAAACAAATGCAGCATACAGTTTGATCACGCATTCTTATACACTATGCAATGACACGCTTTTTGAAGAAGTGCATCGTTTAACACCAGGGCATTACTTGCAATACTCAGCGAGCGGGATCGAAAAGAAATGTTATTTTGAGCTAACAAACGAAACGATTGATATTACGGAAGAAGAAGCTATGGCTAAGATCGATACACTTTTTAGGAATGCCGTGAGACGATCGTTTGAAAAAGATATGGAATATGGATATAAACATTTAGTCGCATTGAGCGGTGGACTTGATTCTAGAATGACTACATGGGTTGCACACGATATGGGTTACACGAATATGTTAAACTATACGTTTTCGCAAACGGATTATATGGATGAGACTATTCCTAAACAAATAGCCAATAAACTGAAAACCGAGTGGATCTTTAAATCATTGGATAACGGTTTATATCTATACAAGTATTTTGAAGAAGCGATACAAATGTCTGGCGGTAGATGTCAAAGTTGTAGTATCACGCCCACACTAGGTATGGCTAATTCCATCGATTTCGATTCTTTCGGAGTTGTTCATACTGGACATCTAGGTGGCGCTATATTAGGAACTTACTATGAAAAAGGCAAGAAACAGGCATTCCATCCCGGATCAGGGGCCAATTCTACACGCTTAATTAATAAAGTCCAGTATACAGAAGAGAATTCCTTCCATTTACAAGATAAGGAAGTATTTAAACTGTATAATAGAGGATTTACAGGAAATCTTATGGGTTTAAAACCGTTTCAAAAATATACAGAGGCAATCTCTCCATATACGGATGTTGAATTCATGTCTTTTTGTCTGACCCTTCCTTTTGAGTATAGAAAGGGACACGGAATTTACATTAAATGGATCAATAAATATTATCCAGAAGCAGCCAATTTTGTGTATGATAAAGTTGGCGGTAAGATAAACCGGAAATTAATTAATGTGAAGGGTGTGTCTATTCCTTGGACAAGTATTCCTTCCGCATTTGTAAAACTAGTGAAGATTAAGATGGGCGTGAAGCTGAATTCGAAAAAACACATGAATCCGATCGGCTATTGGGTGAAAAATAATAAAGATTTAAGTGATTTTTATCAGAATTCCTTTTATAACAATGTAGACTTGATTAAAAATGAAGAACTAAAGAATGATTGTAAAGATGTATTTGAAACAGGGAATGCGATGGAAAAAGATCAAATTATTACTTTTATGGAATTCCTGAGAAGTATGAATGGCTATATGAAATAG
- a CDS encoding glycosyltransferase family 4 protein, with amino-acid sequence MKILVIANMFPSKAYPSYGIFVKKHVDILEKAASSLDTITMQKEVSKGKKLWRYIQFYFQIFFTLLFKKYDLVYLHYASHSALPVLGSKYLKRRINLTVNLHGSDVFPETPIQERLQKWVVRLLKQANHVVVPSQYFKEVVIDRYNIHSENILISPSGGVNRTLFAPQETDKNSDVFQVGYVGRIDVDKGWDDAIRGFNEFKLQSSRPAQLIMVGNGKENKQKEALIQELGLEEDVRCYDLLPQEALVALYNEMDVFVFPSRREGESLGLVGIEALACGIPVIGSQIAGIKGYLVEGENGYFTEAGNPYSIAEKLLEFHANSEEEKQTLKKNAFHSASPYDQVQVEEDMLGILATLIK; translated from the coding sequence ATGAAAATACTTGTTATTGCGAATATGTTTCCATCAAAAGCATATCCCTCATACGGCATTTTTGTAAAAAAGCATGTAGATATACTCGAAAAGGCTGCAAGTAGCTTAGATACAATCACGATGCAAAAAGAGGTGAGTAAAGGGAAAAAACTTTGGCGATATATCCAATTTTACTTCCAAATTTTCTTCACATTGCTGTTTAAAAAATATGACTTAGTATATCTTCATTATGCTTCACATAGCGCTTTGCCGGTTTTAGGGAGTAAATATTTAAAACGCCGTATAAACCTTACCGTTAATCTCCATGGTAGTGACGTCTTTCCAGAAACACCAATTCAAGAGCGGTTGCAAAAATGGGTGGTGCGACTTTTAAAACAAGCGAATCATGTGGTTGTACCGTCGCAATATTTTAAAGAAGTTGTTATCGACCGTTACAACATCCACTCAGAGAATATCTTGATTTCACCATCAGGCGGAGTGAACCGCACGCTCTTTGCACCACAGGAAACGGATAAAAATAGTGATGTGTTTCAAGTTGGTTATGTCGGGCGTATTGATGTGGATAAAGGCTGGGACGATGCCATCCGTGGATTTAACGAATTTAAACTTCAATCTAGTCGACCAGCACAACTTATTATGGTGGGAAATGGGAAGGAAAATAAGCAAAAAGAAGCACTTATTCAAGAACTGGGACTGGAAGAAGATGTACGCTGTTACGATCTATTACCACAAGAAGCCCTTGTTGCCCTATACAATGAAATGGACGTGTTCGTTTTCCCGAGTAGAAGAGAAGGCGAGAGTTTAGGCCTTGTCGGCATTGAAGCTTTGGCTTGCGGCATTCCCGTGATCGGGAGTCAAATTGCAGGTATTAAAGGATATCTAGTCGAGGGAGAGAACGGTTATTTCACAGAAGCTGGGAACCCGTATTCTATCGCCGAAAAATTACTCGAATTTCATGCCAACAGCGAGGAAGAAAAGCAAACATTAAAAAAGAATGCCTTTCATTCCGCGAGTCCTTACGATCAGGTACAGGTAGAAGAAGATATGTTAGGAATATTAGCCACCTTAATAAAATAA
- a CDS encoding acyltransferase, translated as MLAKLTFSVLNFLPMPNRLALGRWIRHMKNQLAQSFFGSCAKNSNLRPKLKLRHPKNIHIGKRSSIGDNARIIATATVHIGDDVLMAPDVVILTDTHCVNGKEKILDSGTTKKPVFIGHDVWIGTRVTILAGAEIPDGCVVAAGAVVPAKKYPPYSVIGGVPARVIKQER; from the coding sequence ATGTTGGCTAAACTCACATTCTCAGTACTTAATTTTTTGCCGATGCCGAATCGACTCGCTTTAGGTCGCTGGATCCGTCACATGAAGAATCAGCTAGCACAGTCTTTCTTTGGAAGTTGTGCGAAAAACAGTAATTTACGACCAAAACTGAAACTGCGCCATCCTAAAAATATTCACATTGGGAAACGTTCGTCTATTGGTGACAACGCGCGGATTATCGCGACGGCAACTGTTCATATAGGTGATGATGTCTTGATGGCGCCAGATGTTGTAATCTTAACCGACACGCATTGTGTGAATGGGAAAGAAAAGATACTAGATAGCGGTACAACGAAAAAACCTGTTTTCATTGGTCATGACGTTTGGATCGGTACACGTGTCACCATTTTAGCAGGAGCCGAGATACCAGATGGGTGTGTCGTTGCTGCAGGAGCGGTTGTCCCAGCCAAAAAATACCCACCATATAGTGTCATTGGCGGTGTGCCAGCTAGAGTGATTAAACAAGAGAGGTAA
- a CDS encoding WecB/TagA/CpsF family glycosyltransferase — MTRTFLLGSYVDSLTMQETVDQVENIIQIGKPVQHVVINASKINLMAENEELANIVNDSPLINADGQSIVWAMKFLGHEIEERVTGIDLFENLVKKSAEKGYRVYYFGAKEDVVQEVVRLHQETYPNLKIAGYRNGYFDDTESEEIALDIKKSKADIVFVAFSSPKKEQWIHMYKETMGVPFVMGVGGSFDIIAGVTKRAPRWMQKVGLEWFYRFIQEPRRMFKRYFVGNLSFVWKVMKERRRK, encoded by the coding sequence ATGACACGTACTTTTTTGTTAGGTAGTTATGTTGATTCGCTTACGATGCAGGAAACGGTGGATCAAGTAGAAAACATTATTCAGATTGGAAAACCAGTGCAGCATGTGGTGATTAATGCGAGTAAAATCAATTTAATGGCAGAGAACGAGGAACTTGCAAACATTGTGAATGACTCGCCGCTTATTAATGCGGATGGGCAGTCGATTGTATGGGCCATGAAGTTCCTCGGTCATGAAATAGAGGAAAGAGTCACTGGTATTGATTTATTTGAAAATTTAGTTAAAAAAAGTGCTGAAAAAGGATATCGTGTATATTACTTTGGCGCGAAGGAGGACGTTGTACAAGAGGTCGTCCGCTTGCACCAAGAGACATATCCGAATCTGAAGATTGCTGGGTATCGGAATGGATATTTTGATGATACTGAATCAGAAGAGATTGCGCTAGATATCAAAAAATCGAAAGCAGATATTGTCTTTGTCGCTTTTTCTAGCCCTAAGAAAGAACAATGGATTCATATGTATAAGGAAACGATGGGCGTCCCCTTTGTGATGGGCGTTGGCGGTAGCTTTGATATCATTGCTGGTGTAACAAAACGTGCACCACGGTGGATGCAGAAGGTTGGACTAGAATGGTTTTATCGGTTTATACAAGAACCTAGGCGGATGTTTAAGCGCTATTTTGTCGGCAATCTAAGCTTTGTATGGAAAGTCATGAAAGAAAGAAGGCGTAAATAA
- a CDS encoding sugar transferase: MESMKTVAESTKKATKLYPIVKRGIDVLGASIGLLLLSPLFIVLACIIKFSDFSAPVFFKQERIGKDGTRFMMYKFRTMIPNAEAKLAELLQFNEVEGAMFKMKDDPRITKLGRFLRKTSIDELPQLVNVLKGDMSLVGPRPPLEREVAEYSVRDLRRLTITPGCTGLWQVSGRNDVSFAEMVNLDLEYIQKVSFLLDMQILLRTVRVIFVPNSAY; this comes from the coding sequence ATGGAATCCATGAAAACCGTGGCTGAGTCCACTAAAAAAGCTACTAAACTTTACCCAATTGTAAAACGAGGTATAGATGTCTTAGGCGCAAGCATTGGCTTACTTCTTTTATCCCCTCTGTTTATTGTATTAGCTTGCATCATTAAGTTCAGTGATTTTAGCGCTCCTGTCTTTTTCAAACAAGAACGGATCGGGAAAGATGGGACGCGGTTCATGATGTATAAGTTCCGGACGATGATTCCGAATGCAGAGGCAAAACTTGCGGAGCTACTTCAGTTCAATGAGGTAGAAGGCGCGATGTTTAAGATGAAAGATGATCCACGCATTACGAAATTAGGACGTTTTTTAAGAAAGACAAGTATCGATGAATTGCCACAACTTGTGAATGTACTAAAAGGCGATATGTCACTTGTTGGACCACGACCACCGCTAGAGCGTGAAGTCGCTGAATATTCTGTACGTGACCTTAGAAGACTAACCATCACGCCAGGCTGTACAGGTTTATGGCAAGTAAGTGGCCGAAACGATGTAAGTTTTGCAGAAATGGTCAATTTAGATTTAGAGTATATTCAAAAAGTTAGTTTTTTATTAGATATGCAGATATTACTCAGAACGGTGCGGGTGATTTTTGTCCCGAATAGCGCCTATTAA
- a CDS encoding CpsD/CapB family tyrosine-protein kinase — protein sequence MKRKLITATNPSSPIAEQFKTLRASIHFSSVDKEYRSILVTSPEPESGKSTVSANLAVCYARQGSKTLLIDADMRKPTSHRTFGIPYNIGLSDMLTNNGADFGDLYHPTEIENLMILTSGTMVPNPNELLASKKMERLIKQFTEQFDQIIIDTPPILASSDALVLTPYVEGAIVVLRSDKTLKESAKVAVQQLQKTHVSIIGTVLNRVKNNANNYYYYQ from the coding sequence ATGAAGAGAAAACTAATTACGGCAACGAATCCAAGTTCCCCAATCGCGGAACAATTCAAAACCCTCCGAGCGAGTATCCATTTTTCGTCCGTCGATAAGGAGTACCGATCCATTTTAGTTACATCACCAGAACCAGAAAGCGGTAAATCGACAGTGTCGGCGAATCTAGCAGTTTGTTATGCCAGGCAGGGTAGTAAAACATTACTAATTGATGCAGACATGCGTAAGCCAACTAGTCATCGGACATTTGGAATTCCTTATAATATTGGGCTATCTGATATGCTCACAAATAACGGAGCAGATTTTGGAGATCTATACCACCCAACAGAAATCGAGAATTTAATGATTTTAACAAGTGGAACGATGGTACCGAATCCGAATGAATTACTTGCTTCTAAGAAAATGGAACGTTTAATTAAGCAGTTTACCGAACAATTTGATCAAATTATTATTGATACCCCACCTATTTTAGCTTCATCTGATGCCCTTGTATTAACCCCCTATGTAGAAGGTGCAATTGTTGTACTTCGCAGTGATAAAACGCTCAAAGAAAGTGCAAAAGTAGCCGTCCAGCAACTTCAAAAAACACATGTTTCAATTATCGGTACGGTTTTAAATCGTGTGAAAAACAATGCAAACAACTATTATTACTATCAATAA
- a CDS encoding YveK family protein produces MEDSLNVKQIWDLLKKNKWIIFMSTCVCALLMSGYLYFFSTPIYQSETQVLINQSVPQNTIVQSQDVEANLQLINTYTSIIMSPRILAQVSEKMDDAYTTKELEEMIKVNSTSDSQVIKINVESADAADAVKIANETVSILSKDVPKIMKIDNIYTLSEATMDADAVPVKPHKTLMITVAILSGLILGVVITFLRDLFDRSIKTAEDVEETLGLPVLSMISEIKDGDLVEKVLGRKRKNRKG; encoded by the coding sequence ATGGAAGATAGTTTAAATGTAAAGCAAATATGGGATCTTTTGAAAAAGAATAAATGGATCATTTTCATGAGTACATGTGTGTGCGCCTTGTTGATGAGCGGTTATCTGTATTTCTTCTCCACCCCCATCTACCAAAGCGAAACACAAGTTTTAATCAACCAGTCTGTACCCCAGAATACGATCGTCCAGTCACAAGATGTAGAGGCTAATTTGCAGCTGATCAACACATACACATCTATCATCATGAGTCCGCGGATTTTAGCACAAGTATCAGAGAAAATGGATGATGCATATACCACGAAAGAGCTTGAAGAAATGATTAAAGTAAACAGCACCTCGGATTCACAAGTCATCAAAATTAATGTCGAAAGCGCGGATGCCGCAGATGCTGTAAAAATTGCCAACGAAACGGTCTCTATATTGAGTAAAGATGTTCCTAAAATAATGAAAATAGACAATATTTATACGTTATCTGAGGCAACAATGGACGCGGATGCCGTCCCAGTAAAACCGCATAAAACGTTAATGATTACTGTTGCGATCTTGTCAGGGTTGATTTTGGGCGTGGTTATAACGTTCCTTCGTGATCTATTTGACCGCTCCATTAAAACAGCAGAAGATGTGGAAGAAACGCTCGGCCTTCCCGTACTATCGATGATTAGTGAAATAAAAGATGGTGACTTAGTTGAGAAGGTACTAGGAAGAAAACGTAAGAATCGGAAAGGATAA